The genomic region AGTGCACAGTGCTACTTTGGGGAAGGGGGAGAAAAGGGGCAGCGTGGGGGTTACTGGTAATTAATTAGTGCGAGAGCCTCCGCCTGGTTTTGGCTGTGCTGACTGAGTGGGGTGCAGACTGGCCGGGCTGGGATTAACAGGGCTTTTTGACCTAAATAGCCAGTCCAGTGCGTGGGTCCCGGGACAATGGGGCTGACTGGTTTCGACCGCAGACATAGACCATGGCCAATTATCTATTGATTGGTGATTTACTGTGGCTGTGCGTCTTCACAGCTCCCTCACCAACACACTCACTGACCATGTCACCTTCAATAAGTAGGCCCTGTCAAGaacttctacacacacacaaacatgcacagttAATTATTAGATTTACATGTTAATGTCTTTAGACAagcacaataattattttacacAAATGATGCTTATTATAGGTAAACCTGTCAGTCTCAGATATCGGCCATACTGTGATATGTCAGTAATGGATGTAATAGAGAGAATTCTAGAGAGATGCGGTAAAACCTGCAGAGTGAAATTTCCTTcaatttatataataattttttgCATTAATGAATGTCACTTAAACCCTGtgcatttttttgtgtgtgttttctttgtccaGCGGGTGAGGGCAGGCATTCTGAAGGCCTTCAACAATCCCACAGAGAAGACAGCAGACGAGGAGACCAAACGCCAAGTCAAAGGTTCACAGGCATTCTGCACTCAACTGACAACCAAGATCAACAGTACCACCTTGTGGCAATGAATGGAAATACAGCTCAGAGATTGATCGGGCAGAGGATAGGTTttaatggaggagaggagaagaatacAGTCTGTTAGATGATCTTTTGACTTGtacatgaaaattaaaaaaattaataatcaaGGAAAATCCTTGTATAACCATGCTTAATGCCTGATGAACTTTGACTTTTGGCctgtgtttgcttttcacatacCTAAGAATTAAATTTATTTTGTCAATCCTTGTGATTTTTCTTGACTTGGTAAATGCCACAGATTCACAGCATTTCGTGGAAAGAATGGTCACATTATCTGTTAAATTACGGTGTTTGATGATCAGAGAACAACAAGTAAAATTTGTTACATATTAGTAGTCAAGCACTGTTCACATTTATGATTAATCTATACTGTCTTTCTTTTCCACCAGCATACGGGAAGGAAGGTGTGAAGATGAACTTTGTTGACCGCATCTTTGTAGGCGAGCTGACCAACACAATTATGTGTGAAGAGTGTGAGCATGTAAGTATGTATGGGGGAACTATAACAAAAATCTGAATAGTCAGTATTGTTGTCTATGGAGCAGGGTCGATAGGTACATTTTTTCTGTGCAGTTTTCACgtaaatatctgtgtgtgtgtgtgtagatgcacTGGCATTCTCCTTAAAGTCTGAAATTTGTGCATATTTTAATATAACTTACATTAAGTTTCTATTTCTCACATTGACACagaccagaaaaaaaacaacaacaaatttgtCAGAGAGAACTGAGCAGaaatcaacagaagaaaaaaaaaaaagcacttcaAGGACCAGCTCAAACACCAACTGTTTGCAGCAGGCGTTTACAAAGAAATGTCTGAGCTGTGGGTTGTTAACAAAGCACTATGCAAACTAGAATATCCTTGAAGGTAGAGGGTACCAGGTGTGGAGCTGGAGCGGAAAAAGCAGAGAAACAGCTGCTTCCCACATTTCTTCTTAGACCTGTTGAAAATATGCAGCAGACGTTTTGCTGCCTATAATTTCTGACTTTTAAGAAAGATAATATCTGCATACACTGACTTAAAATGCAATCTTTTTCCAGATCTCCACAGTGAAGGAGGCTTTCATAGACATCTCCTTACCCATCATCGAGGAGAGGGTGAGCTGTCAAAACTGCTTTCAAGAATAAACAGTAGAATTGGTTTTGTGTGGTGTTTTCACAGATAATGCGTTTTTGTTGTGTTCAGATGTCAAAACCATCCAATCCTGGCAGGCTGGGTAAGGGCAGCAAAGAGCAGGACGCCCACTCGGCTCACGCTGACCAGCTTCTTTCTGCAGCTCACTCTGCCAACCGAAACACCAGGAAGCTTAGTGGACAGGTCAGAGTGTGTATAGTATGTACTGGTGCACTGGTTGCTGTGCACCCTTTTTTCATGAAAATGGTTTTATCTTTTCTATTCACAGTCAGGCTTCCCATCTTGTTGGTTTGCCTGTTAGATCTGTTGTTCATATATATTCGCATCTCACTTAATACAAAGCtttaaagtgacattttatttgtcataataaaaacatgttgtcAAATAAACCATGGTGTTGGTAGTGGCAAGTTAGTACCCCATcttatttgtaaatatttatcTAATGTGATATTTTAACTCTGAAGTATTTCACATCCATGGTTATTTCCAGTTTCCACATGGATTTAAACTGCACATATATTTGACATATGACACCTCAGACTGAGCAACATCAAATAATTACAAAAaggagatttgtttgttttaccaaACTGTCTTTTTCTATCTTTGtgagaagctgttttcagacatgaactcaagACAATGTCAGGAAAATTGGGTCTGCACATTTATCTgttgtttgcctttcacatattaagaagaaagaaggagatTCTCCAGATCAGATGCATCcacaacaacatgaaaatgtctgaaataaTCAGGCAAGGGGAGGCGTCTGAGTAAAACTTGCAGGAGGCCGGAAATAGCATTTACATTCCGCTTCTGAAACCATGTGTCATTAAAAAATGTTATTCTATATATTTAAGTTTTGCATCCGTCACCTGTTAGAGATGTCATTAACACGGCCCCTCGCTGGTGGGGAATTTTGCAGACATTTTCCAACTGCGTTCTCACATGCGCTCACTCCCAAATTTTGCAAAGGGCGGGAAAAGTTTGGGAAATGTCAGGAACAACTGACTTCTTGGACATTTGCATGTCTCCAGAAAGTTTCAAGACaatgtccagacttcagtgcctgtctgaaaCCAGCTTTATATTTAGAGAGCAGATTCttaatttttcagttttctaaCCGTCCTTAGTGGCGCTCACAGTAGACTGTAAATTTGTTGTGATTTGAAATGGATTTTTGTAAGACATAGTattgaaaacatcacttcctcttcttttattaaaatactttaaacatgaaTCCTTTGCATGGCTCTACTTGCAGTGTGGGGGGTTTTCCCACACATTTGAACTGTGTCAAAAATTGTGTACGAAAGTCTTGTGTCAGTAGGTGACCAAAACAACTTTCTTTGGAAAATAAATCAGTATCTTTCTTAAATATGAGGCCAACAAGTAAATCTGTCAGAGTCTGCTATCACTGAAAAGGGCTAATGTGCATGTTCTCCTTTCCTCAGAAGCAGCAGACCAGAAGGGCATCGagctctgtggaggagaaaggagCAGGCTGTGGTGCGGAGCgaccagaggaggagggggtctcTGGTGGATCAGCCCAAAGTGTCACAGTTTGCAAGATGGCCACTGTCGGCAGCCTATCAGACAGCAGTGAAAGAGACTCAGCTGCTCAGGACAGTAGTAATGACGCTGACAGTGAGGCCTCAGAGAGTGAGTGGGCCCcacacaccttctccttcagccACGGGCACGGGTCCACCCCATCGTCCACCTCCACCCTCACTCCATCCCCTACACctgtctctgcctcctcccccGTATCATCGTACTCCACGAGGCAGGGTGGCACTGTGGAGCAGCTAGTTACTGCAGTGTCGAAAGTCAACATGGGCTTCGGCTCTGGGGACTACTCACCTTCCACCATGAAATGTTCttcagaggagcagggagaggcaCAGCCCCGAGATAACCTCCAccatcaccagcaccaccagggggccttcCAGTCGCTGTCCCACAGTTACACCCCTAGCTCCAAGGAGTGCTCCATCCAGTCCTGCCTCCACCAGTTCACCTCTGTAGAGCTGCTGATGGGCAACAACAAGCTGCTTTGTGAGAGCTGCACTGAACGCAGACAGAAACAGCTGCGGAAGAGTAGCTCAGCTGGTAAGACCGAACACCCAGAACCAGGGTGCAGAACTATGGGGATGAACAAACAGTCAGTGGTCCTGTTTAGGCCTGGTATTGACACTCGTCCTGAGAGAAGtggtcagagaaagagagagctgaGTCAGGAGGGACTGAATGGATGATTGCATAAATATGAGCAgctatgaagaaagattttaccAATTTAAGGAAAGTATTGATAATTTGTTTTGATACAGTGGCAGTGGCTAAAAACAATTCAACAGACAGGTTGAAATTGCGTTCACACAGTGAAAGAAATTTGGCCACTTGGCACTAAGCACTTGTGATCTGaacactcaggatggatgttaatatCAGATACAAACAGGGTCAGTGTCGTATACCTGAAAATGACTGTTGTTTCATGTTATACCATTATTAGTTATTTTACAATGCACTGATTATTACATATTATTCTTTGTGATTattatttgttctttaaaataaagattCATCACTTTGATTGTTTGGACAATACAGAATTGATGTTTTAAAGGTTTAACCCGTCATTCAcgtgtgttttttcttgtttgcatAGATAAGAAGTTGGAGAAGATTTACACCAGTGCCAGGAAGCAAATGCTGATATCCTCGCTGCCTCCAGTCATCACATTGCATCTTAAACGTTTCCACCAGGTTAGTAGCCACACAGCCTTTTCATCACTGGCCAATTTTAGCATTCATATACTCAAATGCTGTTAAAAGTATTTGATGCAGTTATCcatggtttattttgttttgttttgtttacttatCCTTAACAATGATATAGAGGCTTGTGCTTTGGTCTTAAAGCCGAAGTGTGcactgttctgtgtttgtttttcaaggcAGGGATGAACCTACGAAAGGTCAATCGTCATGTTGACTTCCCTCTTGTCTTGGATCTGGCTCCGTTCTGTTCAGCATCCTGCAAGGTATTaagcaacaaataaaaaagtcaaaaacaTTCTGTTTGAAAGTGAATGGATCTTTTATTTGTATACTCTCACATCCAGTTAAGATATTTTTCACCTTTAACATGCTAAAGCTTTCTGCCATTCCAGTTCATAGTAAATGTCCTGTTGGTGCTGTTTTTgagctctttttttctcttcctttttttacatttctgttaGAACCTGGCGGCTGGTGAGCGTGTCCTCTACACTCTGTATGGGATCGTGGAACATAGTGGCTCGATGAGGGGGGGGCACTACACTGCATATGTAAAAGTGCGCTCTACCCAGAGGAAAACAGATCAGCACCTCAGGAACCTGTCAGGTCAGGGTTCAGCTCTCCTCAACTCTTTTAAGaacttgtatttgttttctgcATCCGCACGTTTGTTTAAAGTTGATGAGAGCAGCCAGAGGCCTCCCTTCGTATAAGCTTGAAGACGTCAAAGGGCACAATGAATTCAGGGTTTCGTGTTCTATAGatccatgttgtttttctttttctcttcagaGTGTCCAGATTTACAGAATGAAGCTGGAGGGTAGTTGGGAAAAATCCAGGATGCAGTTGCTACTGTCAGACCTGACACATTATAACTGAAACCCTAGTTTGGTGATGACAGAAAGTTCAGACATGCTATAATAATTCTTGACAGGCTGACTAAGTTTAATAAAACCTTCACCTCAGTTCAACATTGTTGAAGCCAATAAAATGCAGAATTATCAGGTCTGTAAATGAGCAAGGGTGGGAAATTTACATCCACAGTAGCATCTGACCCAAAGTACTCAGGTCTCATTTACCTTAATTGGCGATGCAAAAATGTGTACAAAGAACTTCAGTGTAACTCGTATTGCTCTTTATAATATGTCCACGTTTCTTATGTTTTGGCACAATATGTCACAGTGAAAATATCTATTTTATAGTTGAAGCCCAGCAAGAAGCTCTCAAAACTCCCAGCCTAGTGACAGCACATAGTTCTTTGGCTGATTCCAGGCTCTCTGCCAGCTCACCTAatccatatacacacactcacacatcaacaGAACACTGGTGAGGTTTGGTTTAAAGTTTCTGTTGATTTGCTGTGCTTTGCACGCTTCTGTTCTGTGAACA from Pleuronectes platessa chromosome 10, fPlePla1.1, whole genome shotgun sequence harbors:
- the usp45 gene encoding ubiquitin carboxyl-terminal hydrolase 45 isoform X3 produces the protein MRLKDPFSLKAVDMTKRTNKPRKPRDEESSDEVSGLTCQHVSKAVDLSSVKKSVLSSVWFMCSECLKERTMIDGEPAASHDILVCLKCGFQGCNHSGIQHAVKHYQAFHPESHCITISLSTWKAWCFECNEELSTHCNKKALAQSLDFLQKHSVKATSAASPKIIKLREEASDYSEPSKGKNPTSNSTLVPVKGINNLGNTCFFNAVMQNLSQTHVLIELIQEVKEKGYKLRISPPVDTNLSLLTVTLPNPEPLTSAMFLFLQTMKEPGKGHVNPKILFNQLCQKAPRFKGYQQQDSQELLHYLLDSIRVEETKRVRAGILKAFNNPTEKTADEETKRQVKAYGKEGVKMNFVDRIFVGELTNTIMCEECEHISTVKEAFIDISLPIIEERMSKPSNPGRLGKGSKEQDAHSAHADQLLSAAHSANRNTRKLSGQKQQTRRASSSVEEKGAGCGAERPEEEGVSGGSAQSVTVCKMATVGSLSDSSERDSAAQDSSNDADSEASESEWAPHTFSFSHGHGSTPSSTSTLTPSPTPVSASSPVSSYSTRQGGTVEQLVTAVSKVNMGFGSGDYSPSTMKCSSEEQGEAQPRDNLHHHQHHQGAFQSLSHSYTPSSKECSIQSCLHQFTSVELLMGNNKLLCESCTERRQKQLRKSSSADKKLEKIYTSARKQMLISSLPPVITLHLKRFHQAGMNLRKVNRHVDFPLVLDLAPFCSASCKNLAAGERVLYTLYGIVEHSGSMRGGHYTAYVKVRSTQRKTDQHLRNLSGAREASGSSQGQWVYVSDTTVQTVPESRVLNSQAYLLFYEEML
- the usp45 gene encoding ubiquitin carboxyl-terminal hydrolase 45 isoform X1, translating into MRLKDPFSLKAVDMTKRTNKPRKPRDEESSDEVSGLTCQHVSKAVDLSSVKKSVLSSVWFMCSECLKERTMIDGEPAASHDILVCLKCGFQGCNHSGIQHAVKHYQAFHPESHCITISLSTWKAWCFECNEELSTHCNKKALAQSLDFLQKHSVKATSAASPKIIKLREEASDYSEPSKGKNPTSNSTLVPVKGINNLGNTCFFNAVMQNLSQTHVLIELIQEVKEKGYKLRISPPVDTNLSLLTVTLPNPEPLTSAMFLFLQTMKEPGKGHVNPKILFNQLCQKAPRFKGYQQQDSQELLHYLLDSIRVEETKRVRAGILKAFNNPTEKTADEETKRQVKAYGKEGVKMNFVDRIFVGELTNTIMCEECEHISTVKEAFIDISLPIIEERMSKPSNPGRLGKGSKEQDAHSAHADQLLSAAHSANRNTRKLSGQVRVCIKQQTRRASSSVEEKGAGCGAERPEEEGVSGGSAQSVTVCKMATVGSLSDSSERDSAAQDSSNDADSEASESEWAPHTFSFSHGHGSTPSSTSTLTPSPTPVSASSPVSSYSTRQGGTVEQLVTAVSKVNMGFGSGDYSPSTMKCSSEEQGEAQPRDNLHHHQHHQGAFQSLSHSYTPSSKECSIQSCLHQFTSVELLMGNNKLLCESCTERRQKQLRKSSSADKKLEKIYTSARKQMLISSLPPVITLHLKRFHQAGMNLRKVNRHVDFPLVLDLAPFCSASCKNLAAGERVLYTLYGIVEHSGSMRGGHYTAYVKVRSTQRKTDQHLRNLSGAREASGSSQGQWVYVSDTTVQTVPESRVLNSQAYLLFYEEML
- the usp45 gene encoding ubiquitin carboxyl-terminal hydrolase 45 isoform X2 encodes the protein MRLKDPFSLKAVDMTKRTNKPRKPRDEESSDEVSGLTCQHVSKAVDLSSVKKSVLSSVWFMCSECLKERTMIDGEPAASHDILVCLKCGFQGCNHSGIQHAVKHYQAFHPESHCITISLSTWKAWCFECNEELSTHCNKKALAQSLDFLQKHSVKATSASPKIIKLREEASDYSEPSKGKNPTSNSTLVPVKGINNLGNTCFFNAVMQNLSQTHVLIELIQEVKEKGYKLRISPPVDTNLSLLTVTLPNPEPLTSAMFLFLQTMKEPGKGHVNPKILFNQLCQKAPRFKGYQQQDSQELLHYLLDSIRVEETKRVRAGILKAFNNPTEKTADEETKRQVKAYGKEGVKMNFVDRIFVGELTNTIMCEECEHISTVKEAFIDISLPIIEERMSKPSNPGRLGKGSKEQDAHSAHADQLLSAAHSANRNTRKLSGQVRVCIKQQTRRASSSVEEKGAGCGAERPEEEGVSGGSAQSVTVCKMATVGSLSDSSERDSAAQDSSNDADSEASESEWAPHTFSFSHGHGSTPSSTSTLTPSPTPVSASSPVSSYSTRQGGTVEQLVTAVSKVNMGFGSGDYSPSTMKCSSEEQGEAQPRDNLHHHQHHQGAFQSLSHSYTPSSKECSIQSCLHQFTSVELLMGNNKLLCESCTERRQKQLRKSSSADKKLEKIYTSARKQMLISSLPPVITLHLKRFHQAGMNLRKVNRHVDFPLVLDLAPFCSASCKNLAAGERVLYTLYGIVEHSGSMRGGHYTAYVKVRSTQRKTDQHLRNLSGAREASGSSQGQWVYVSDTTVQTVPESRVLNSQAYLLFYEEML
- the usp45 gene encoding ubiquitin carboxyl-terminal hydrolase 45 isoform X4, which encodes MRLKDPFSLKAVDMTKRTNKPRKPRDEESSDEVSGLTCQHVSKAVDLSSVKKSVLSSVWFMCSECLKERTMIDGEPAASHDILVCLKCGFQGCNHSGIQHAVKHYQAFHPESHCITISLSTWKAWCFECNEELSTHCNKKALAQSLDFLQKHSVKATSASPKIIKLREEASDYSEPSKGKNPTSNSTLVPVKGINNLGNTCFFNAVMQNLSQTHVLIELIQEVKEKGYKLRISPPVDTNLSLLTVTLPNPEPLTSAMFLFLQTMKEPGKGHVNPKILFNQLCQKAPRFKGYQQQDSQELLHYLLDSIRVEETKRVRAGILKAFNNPTEKTADEETKRQVKAYGKEGVKMNFVDRIFVGELTNTIMCEECEHISTVKEAFIDISLPIIEERMSKPSNPGRLGKGSKEQDAHSAHADQLLSAAHSANRNTRKLSGQKQQTRRASSSVEEKGAGCGAERPEEEGVSGGSAQSVTVCKMATVGSLSDSSERDSAAQDSSNDADSEASESEWAPHTFSFSHGHGSTPSSTSTLTPSPTPVSASSPVSSYSTRQGGTVEQLVTAVSKVNMGFGSGDYSPSTMKCSSEEQGEAQPRDNLHHHQHHQGAFQSLSHSYTPSSKECSIQSCLHQFTSVELLMGNNKLLCESCTERRQKQLRKSSSADKKLEKIYTSARKQMLISSLPPVITLHLKRFHQAGMNLRKVNRHVDFPLVLDLAPFCSASCKNLAAGERVLYTLYGIVEHSGSMRGGHYTAYVKVRSTQRKTDQHLRNLSGAREASGSSQGQWVYVSDTTVQTVPESRVLNSQAYLLFYEEML